The genomic stretch GAATACGCCTTACACGAAGTGCTTGAGGTTCAGGAAATGACTGCATTTAAGACACTTTGTTTGACGAAATCTAAAACAATGAAAGCACTGGTATCTGATCCGAAGCTGAAAGAAATCATGCAGCAAGATGTTGATATCACCACACGCCAGTTGCAGGAATTTGCCTCTATTTTATCTAATGCAAAGCAAGAATGAGGAGATGAATAAATCATG from Bacillus subtilis subsp. subtilis str. 168 encodes the following:
- the yraE gene encoding putative spore coat protein (Evidence 3: Putative function from multiple computational evidences; PubMedId: 10066829, 22882546; Product type s: structure); the protein is MEYALHEVLEVQEMTAFKTLCLTKSKTMKALVSDPKLKEIMQQDVDITTRQLQEFASILSNAKQE